A window from Flavobacterium gyeonganense encodes these proteins:
- a CDS encoding acyl-[acyl-carrier-protein] thioesterase — translation MPISPNFTSILSKDWEINFTQCTPNGFLKYTDLCNILQLTAAAHSEIGGISFYDMQEFHQAWVLSRMRVEVDALPKSGDIVTVTTWINSLENSRSVRALEMHVNGKKIVGCETYWAVFNTQLRRPEALALPYEHFELFPDKRATTEGFSKININHEKEAVFEKIVYLSDLDIVNHVNNVKYLEWCLDHVNPKRILKQEVKSFEMNFMKELSLKDTVIIHESDIEDNSATTFSITKGEKTCYALQLNWKK, via the coding sequence ATGCCAATATCACCAAACTTTACCTCCATTCTAAGCAAAGACTGGGAAATCAATTTTACACAATGTACCCCAAACGGTTTTTTAAAATATACAGACCTCTGCAATATTTTACAGTTAACAGCGGCGGCTCATTCAGAAATTGGCGGTATCAGTTTTTATGATATGCAGGAATTTCATCAGGCATGGGTTTTAAGCCGAATGCGTGTAGAAGTTGATGCTTTGCCAAAATCAGGGGATATTGTAACGGTAACCACCTGGATCAACAGCCTTGAAAATTCACGTTCTGTACGTGCACTGGAAATGCATGTCAATGGAAAAAAAATAGTGGGTTGCGAAACGTATTGGGCGGTTTTTAACACTCAATTACGCCGTCCGGAAGCTTTGGCATTACCTTATGAACATTTTGAATTATTTCCGGATAAAAGAGCCACAACAGAAGGCTTTTCAAAAATCAATATCAATCACGAAAAAGAAGCTGTATTCGAAAAAATAGTTTATTTATCGGATCTTGATATTGTCAATCATGTTAATAATGTAAAATATCTGGAATGGTGTCTCGATCATGTCAACCCTAAAAGAATTCTGAAGCAGGAAGTAAAAAGCTTTGAAATGAATTTCATGAAGGAGCTTTCATTAAAGGATACTGTAATAATTCACGAAAGTGATATTGAAGACAACTCAGCCACAACTTTTAGTATCACCAAAGGAGAAAAAACCTGTTATGCCTTACAACTAAACTGGAAAAAATAA
- the miaA gene encoding tRNA (adenosine(37)-N6)-dimethylallyltransferase MiaA produces the protein MKYLITIVGPTAIGKTALSIALAQHFKCEIISCDSRQFFSEMTIGTAVPNQEELAAATHHFIQNKSIFENYTVGDYEKEALAKIEELYQNNDFVILIGGSGLYVDAVLKGFDEFPEIDPKVRSEVNSNYEKLGIEYLQEQLRNLDTDYFQKITLENPQTLQNPQRMMRFVEVCIGTKKPYSSFLNQKKNNRNFTPILIGLEADREIMYNRINHRVDIMMNEGLLEEAKALYPNKALNALQTVGYRELFSYFDREFTLPFAIDEIKKNTRRFSKRQLTWFKRNENTKWFDYAEDRKVIINYIEEIVK, from the coding sequence ATGAAATACCTAATTACCATCGTCGGACCAACAGCCATAGGCAAAACAGCCCTGAGTATTGCTTTGGCACAACATTTTAAATGCGAAATCATATCATGTGACAGCCGTCAGTTTTTCAGTGAAATGACCATTGGTACAGCCGTTCCGAATCAGGAAGAACTTGCAGCTGCAACACATCATTTCATCCAAAATAAATCGATATTCGAAAATTATACTGTTGGCGATTACGAAAAAGAAGCTTTAGCAAAAATCGAAGAATTGTACCAAAATAATGATTTTGTAATTCTTATCGGTGGTTCCGGATTGTATGTCGATGCCGTTTTAAAAGGTTTTGATGAGTTTCCTGAAATCGATCCAAAAGTACGCTCAGAAGTAAATTCAAATTACGAAAAACTCGGAATCGAGTATCTTCAGGAACAATTAAGAAATCTGGATACTGATTACTTTCAGAAAATCACTTTAGAAAATCCGCAGACACTTCAAAACCCTCAAAGGATGATGCGTTTTGTTGAAGTTTGCATCGGAACTAAAAAACCATATTCCTCTTTTTTGAATCAAAAGAAAAACAACCGAAACTTTACCCCAATTTTAATTGGTTTAGAAGCCGACAGGGAAATAATGTACAACCGTATCAATCATCGTGTCGATATTATGATGAACGAAGGCTTGCTGGAAGAAGCCAAAGCCTTGTATCCTAATAAAGCGTTAAATGCGCTTCAAACGGTCGGTTATAGGGAATTATTCAGTTATTTTGACAGAGAATTCACTTTGCCTTTCGCTATAGACGAAATCAAAAAAAACACAAGACGATTTTCTAAAAGACAATTAACGTGGTTCAAACGAAACGAAAACACCAAATGGTTTGATTATGCTGAAGATAGAAAAGTAATTATAAATTATATTGAGGAAATTGTAAAATAA
- a CDS encoding ion transporter: MKKKKSQYEIFREKVKIVLYGTNTMLGRMFDLVLLGLILLSVLLIMLDTVQGISSKYHYQLWICEWIITIFFTIEYVLRIISIQKPVKYIFSFYGIIDLLAVLPMYLSIFFPGASILSIVRALRFLRLFKILQLPQISHQSFQLKEAIDASKEKILVFIYFVLISTVIIGSLMYLVEGKDSGFTSIPMGIYWTIVTLTTVGYGDISPQTPLGQFIAALVMILGYGIIAVPTGIVTAEFAKKSLRDNTVSTKNSCQICGSKLHFDNAKFCHECGSELHH; this comes from the coding sequence ATGAAAAAGAAAAAATCACAATACGAAATCTTTAGGGAAAAAGTCAAAATCGTTCTTTACGGCACCAATACCATGTTAGGACGAATGTTCGATTTGGTTCTTTTAGGCCTGATTTTATTGAGCGTTTTATTAATCATGCTCGACACCGTTCAAGGAATCAGTTCTAAATACCATTACCAGTTATGGATCTGCGAATGGATAATCACCATCTTTTTCACCATTGAATATGTCTTAAGGATTATTTCTATACAAAAACCGGTCAAATATATTTTCAGCTTTTACGGAATAATTGACTTATTAGCCGTTTTACCCATGTATTTGTCGATATTTTTCCCCGGAGCCAGTATTTTATCCATCGTAAGAGCACTTCGTTTCCTTCGTTTATTCAAAATCCTTCAGCTTCCGCAGATTTCTCATCAGTCATTTCAGTTAAAAGAAGCTATTGACGCCAGTAAGGAAAAAATCCTGGTTTTTATCTATTTTGTCCTCATCAGTACTGTAATCATTGGCTCTTTAATGTATCTGGTCGAAGGCAAAGATTCCGGATTTACAAGTATTCCAATGGGTATTTACTGGACAATTGTAACACTTACAACGGTGGGTTATGGAGATATTTCTCCGCAAACCCCTTTAGGCCAGTTTATAGCCGCACTGGTCATGATTTTGGGTTACGGAATCATAGCAGTTCCAACCGGAATAGTTACAGCCGAATTTGCCAAGAAAAGCCTTCGTGACAATACTGTCAGTACAAAAAACTCCTGTCAGATATGCGGTTCAAAACTTCATTTTGATAACGCTAAATTCTGTCATGAATGCGGAAGTGAATTACATCATTAA
- a CDS encoding exonuclease domain-containing protein — protein MYAILDIETTGGQFNEEGITEIAIYKFDGHEVVDQFISLVNPEIPIQPFVAKLTGINNAMLSSAPKFYEVAKRIIEITSDCIIVAHNASFDYRILRTEFRRLGYNFESKTLCTVELAQKLIPEQPSYSLGKLVRSLGIPIADRHRASGDAIATTKLFKILLEKDLEKTIVKDFVKFEIEKGISPKLQDLVNQMPAKTGVYYIHNEGGNLIYIGKSQNIRKRVNQHFTGITTKSKRIQAEVFTITYEETGSELIALLKESQEVKINRPRYNRSQKKTVFPYAIYVEKDANGYLNVSIGKADGRKKEITSFASLQEGKNALFKFTAKYHLCQKLTGLYQTKKECFQYKIKECDGACIGEITPEIYNLRVQQFISENSFENKSMILLDRGRNVNERSAILIENGIYKGYAYYDLNYQITNIEILKKILIPMQHNRDVKNIIQQYIRKSKSLKILYF, from the coding sequence ATGTACGCAATATTAGACATAGAAACCACCGGAGGGCAATTCAATGAAGAAGGAATTACCGAAATCGCCATCTATAAATTCGATGGTCATGAAGTAGTTGATCAGTTCATCAGCCTTGTCAATCCTGAGATTCCGATTCAGCCTTTTGTGGCTAAATTAACCGGAATCAACAATGCTATGCTGAGTTCTGCGCCTAAGTTTTATGAAGTTGCCAAACGAATTATTGAAATTACTTCAGACTGTATTATTGTAGCGCACAACGCCTCTTTTGATTATAGGATCCTGCGTACTGAATTCAGACGCTTAGGTTATAATTTCGAATCTAAAACACTTTGTACTGTTGAACTGGCTCAAAAATTAATTCCAGAACAGCCTTCTTACAGTTTAGGAAAATTAGTCCGTTCACTCGGAATTCCGATAGCCGACAGACATCGTGCCAGCGGAGACGCCATTGCGACAACTAAACTATTCAAAATATTACTGGAAAAAGACCTGGAAAAAACCATTGTCAAAGATTTTGTGAAATTTGAAATTGAAAAAGGGATTTCACCAAAGCTTCAGGATCTTGTAAACCAGATGCCTGCTAAAACCGGTGTGTATTACATTCATAACGAAGGCGGAAATTTAATTTACATCGGCAAGAGCCAAAATATCCGAAAAAGAGTCAATCAGCATTTTACCGGAATTACAACCAAGAGCAAAAGAATTCAGGCAGAAGTTTTTACCATTACCTATGAAGAAACAGGAAGCGAATTAATTGCTTTATTAAAAGAAAGCCAGGAAGTAAAAATAAATCGCCCGAGATACAATCGCTCACAAAAAAAGACTGTTTTCCCGTACGCCATTTATGTAGAAAAAGATGCAAACGGTTATCTGAATGTAAGCATCGGAAAAGCCGATGGACGCAAAAAAGAAATTACGTCATTCGCTTCTTTGCAGGAAGGCAAAAATGCGCTTTTCAAATTTACTGCAAAGTACCATCTATGCCAAAAACTAACAGGTTTATATCAAACTAAAAAAGAGTGTTTTCAATATAAAATCAAAGAATGTGACGGTGCCTGCATCGGCGAAATCACTCCTGAAATCTACAATTTAAGAGTACAGCAGTTTATTTCTGAAAACAGTTTTGAAAACAAAAGCATGATTCTGCTCGACAGAGGGCGAAACGTAAACGAAAGAAGTGCTATTTTAATCGAAAACGGAATTTATAAAGGTTATGCTTATTATGATTTAAATTATCAGATTACCAATATCGAAATCCTGAAAAAAATCCTGATTCCGATGCAGCACAATCGCGACGTAAAAAACATTATTCAGCAATACATCCGAAAAAGCAAGTCTTTAAAAATACTTTACTTTTAG
- a CDS encoding four helix bundle protein has protein sequence MEKIFNFDDRLIRFAGECIFFTRQLERIFENEYYKNQLIRSSGSASLNFGEAQGTVTDKDFIFKVSLVVKELKESRNSLKILDYIKEGDNDKRNKLLTEVEQLIAISSKMIINKK, from the coding sequence ATGGAAAAAATATTCAATTTTGATGATCGTCTGATTCGTTTTGCTGGAGAATGTATATTTTTTACAAGACAATTAGAAAGAATTTTTGAAAATGAATATTATAAAAACCAATTAATCAGATCGTCTGGAAGTGCTTCTTTAAATTTCGGTGAAGCACAGGGTACAGTAACTGATAAAGATTTTATATTTAAAGTTTCATTAGTTGTAAAAGAATTAAAGGAATCCAGAAATTCTTTAAAAATATTAGATTATATAAAAGAAGGTGATAACGATAAAAGAAACAAGCTTCTTACTGAAGTAGAACAACTTATTGCAATTTCATCAAAAATGATAATAAATAAAAAGTAA
- a CDS encoding YggS family pyridoxal phosphate-dependent enzyme translates to MSIASNLNKIKESLPEHVTLVAVSKTKPVSDLIQAYEAGQRIFGENKIQEMADKYQQMPKDIQWHMIGHVQSNKVKFMAPFVNLIHGVDSLKLLQEINKQALKNNRVIDCLLQIYIAEEETKFGLDEKELSELLSSSEFKEMKNIRILGLMGMATFTENQNQIKKEFLYLKSIFDSLQNKDAQCRDTQQCISTAAHFSTISMGMSGDYQLAIECGSTMVRIGSSIFGGR, encoded by the coding sequence ATGTCAATAGCATCGAACTTAAATAAAATCAAAGAAAGCTTACCTGAACATGTTACATTAGTTGCGGTTTCAAAAACAAAACCTGTTTCAGATTTGATTCAGGCTTACGAAGCCGGCCAGCGAATTTTTGGCGAAAATAAAATTCAGGAAATGGCCGATAAATATCAGCAAATGCCAAAAGACATTCAATGGCATATGATTGGTCATGTTCAGTCGAATAAAGTCAAATTCATGGCACCGTTTGTAAATTTGATTCATGGAGTTGACAGCTTAAAATTATTACAGGAAATCAACAAACAGGCGCTAAAAAACAATCGCGTTATAGATTGCCTGCTTCAGATATACATTGCCGAAGAAGAAACTAAATTTGGTCTTGACGAAAAAGAACTTTCAGAATTATTGTCTTCATCAGAATTTAAAGAGATGAAAAATATTCGTATCTTAGGATTAATGGGAATGGCAACTTTTACAGAAAACCAAAACCAGATCAAAAAAGAATTCCTGTATTTAAAATCCATTTTTGATTCATTGCAAAACAAAGACGCACAATGCAGGGATACACAGCAATGTATTTCTACAGCAGCACATTTTTCTACGATTTCAATGGGAATGTCCGGTGATTATCAATTGGCTATCGAATGCGGAAGTACCATGGTTAGGATTGGGAGCAGCATTTTTGGAGGGAGATAA
- a CDS encoding 3-hydroxyacyl-CoA dehydrogenase family protein — protein sequence MRTIAVIGAGTMGNGIAHTFAQSGFTVKLIDVSEKALDKGMATIAANLDRMLAKGTITQEEVARTITNIITYTDIKDGVVGVDLVVEAATENVELKLNIFKQLNESCSHNTILATNTSSISITQIGAVVAHPERVIGMHFMNPVPIMKLVEIIRGYNTSDEVTKIIMNLSEKLGKTPVEVNDYPGFVANRILMPMLNEAIETLYNKVAGVYEIDTVMKLGMGHPMGPLQLADFIGLDVCLAILNVMYDGFKNPKYAPCPLLVNMVRAGKLGVKSGEGFYDYSESKKAEKISKQFLSA from the coding sequence ATGAGAACTATAGCTGTAATTGGTGCCGGAACTATGGGTAACGGAATTGCACATACTTTTGCACAAAGCGGTTTTACTGTAAAACTGATTGATGTTTCTGAAAAAGCACTAGACAAAGGAATGGCAACTATTGCTGCTAATCTCGACAGAATGCTGGCTAAAGGAACAATAACGCAGGAAGAAGTTGCCAGAACAATCACCAATATCATTACCTATACTGATATTAAGGATGGAGTTGTCGGGGTTGATTTAGTAGTAGAAGCAGCAACTGAAAACGTTGAACTAAAACTGAATATCTTCAAACAATTAAACGAATCCTGCTCACACAATACAATCTTAGCAACGAATACATCTTCTATTTCAATTACACAAATTGGAGCTGTAGTCGCACATCCTGAACGCGTTATCGGAATGCATTTTATGAATCCGGTTCCGATTATGAAGCTGGTAGAAATCATTCGCGGTTATAATACCAGCGATGAAGTAACCAAAATCATCATGAATTTATCTGAGAAATTAGGTAAAACACCTGTTGAAGTAAACGATTATCCGGGTTTTGTTGCCAATCGAATTTTGATGCCTATGCTAAACGAGGCAATTGAAACGTTATATAACAAAGTTGCGGGAGTTTACGAAATCGATACGGTTATGAAATTAGGAATGGGACATCCAATGGGACCGCTCCAATTAGCTGATTTTATTGGTCTTGATGTTTGTCTTGCCATTTTAAATGTAATGTACGACGGCTTCAAAAACCCTAAATATGCTCCCTGCCCGTTATTAGTTAATATGGTAAGGGCTGGGAAATTAGGCGTAAAATCTGGTGAAGGTTTTTATGATTACAGCGAAAGTAAAAAGGCAGAGAAGATTTCTAAACAATTTCTTTCTGCATAA
- a CDS encoding Gfo/Idh/MocA family protein, translating to MLKVGVLGAGHLGKIHLRLLQQSDKYELVGFYDENQENAERISKEFGYKNFNTIAKLIHAVDVIDIVTPTLSHYKCAKVAIKSGKHIFIEKPIANTVEEAEEIIALANEYNVKGQVGHVERFNPAFIATKNMIENPMFIETHRLAEFNPRGTDVPVVLDLMIHDIDAILSVVNSKVKHINASGVSVISETPDIANARIEFENGCVANLTASRISMKNMRKTRFFQKDAYISVDFLEKKCEVVRMKDAPEVPGDFDMILQNAEGVKKQIYFTNPDVEQNNAILDELNAFADAINNNTTPVVTLEQATDALRVAYQIIDCFKK from the coding sequence ATGTTAAAAGTAGGAGTTTTAGGTGCCGGTCACTTAGGTAAAATACATTTACGCTTATTACAACAGTCTGACAAATATGAATTAGTTGGATTTTACGATGAAAATCAGGAAAATGCCGAAAGAATCTCAAAAGAGTTCGGCTATAAAAACTTCAACACAATAGCAAAATTAATCCACGCCGTGGATGTAATCGATATTGTAACCCCAACCCTTTCGCACTATAAATGCGCTAAAGTAGCCATCAAATCAGGAAAACATATCTTCATAGAAAAACCAATTGCCAACACTGTTGAAGAGGCCGAAGAAATAATTGCTTTGGCAAACGAGTACAATGTAAAAGGTCAGGTCGGTCATGTAGAACGTTTTAATCCTGCTTTTATCGCTACCAAAAACATGATCGAAAATCCGATGTTCATAGAGACACATCGTTTAGCCGAATTTAATCCTCGCGGTACAGATGTACCAGTAGTCCTGGACTTAATGATTCATGATATTGATGCGATTTTGAGTGTTGTAAATTCAAAGGTAAAACACATTAATGCCAGTGGTGTTTCGGTAATTAGTGAAACTCCGGATATAGCCAATGCCCGAATTGAATTCGAAAATGGCTGTGTTGCCAATTTAACTGCAAGCCGAATTTCGATGAAAAACATGCGCAAAACACGTTTTTTTCAAAAAGATGCCTATATTTCAGTCGATTTTTTAGAGAAAAAATGTGAAGTAGTCCGTATGAAAGACGCCCCAGAAGTTCCGGGAGATTTTGACATGATCCTTCAAAATGCTGAAGGAGTGAAAAAACAAATCTATTTTACCAATCCGGATGTAGAACAGAACAACGCCATTTTAGACGAATTAAATGCATTTGCTGATGCCATCAATAATAATACAACTCCGGTTGTAACATTGGAACAGGCAACAGATGCTTTACGTGTGGCATACCAAATAATTGACTGTTTTAAAAAATAA
- a CDS encoding protein-L-isoaspartate(D-aspartate) O-methyltransferase, giving the protein MKDTAKHQGLRNQLVSTLEQKGITDKAVLDAIKKIPRHLFLNSSFEDYAYQDKAFPIGAGQTISQPYTVAFQSQLLEVKKDHKILEIGTGSGYQTAVLFMLGAKVYSVERQKELFKTTSNLFPKLNIRPKHLSFGDGYKGLPNHAPFDSIIVTAGAPFIPKPLMAQLKIGGRLVIPLGEDVQIMTLLIRKNETQFEKHEFGEFRFVPLLEDKN; this is encoded by the coding sequence TTGAAAGATACTGCCAAACATCAAGGACTTCGCAATCAATTAGTAAGCACTTTAGAGCAAAAAGGGATTACTGATAAAGCGGTTTTGGATGCGATAAAAAAAATCCCGAGACACCTTTTTTTAAATTCGAGTTTTGAAGATTACGCTTATCAGGATAAGGCTTTTCCTATAGGAGCAGGGCAGACTATTTCGCAGCCCTACACGGTTGCTTTTCAATCGCAGCTACTGGAAGTAAAAAAAGATCATAAAATTCTAGAAATTGGTACAGGATCTGGCTATCAGACTGCTGTTTTATTTATGCTTGGAGCCAAAGTTTATAGCGTTGAAAGACAGAAAGAGCTGTTTAAAACAACTTCGAATCTATTTCCGAAATTAAATATCAGACCAAAACATCTTTCATTTGGGGATGGATATAAAGGACTTCCTAATCATGCTCCGTTTGACAGTATTATTGTTACTGCCGGTGCTCCCTTTATTCCGAAGCCGTTGATGGCACAGTTAAAAATAGGAGGAAGACTGGTTATTCCACTTGGGGAAGACGTTCAGATTATGACATTGTTAATCCGAAAAAACGAAACGCAATTTGAAAAACATGAGTTTGGAGAATTTAGATTTGTGCCATTATTAGAAGATAAAAATTAG
- a CDS encoding NADP-dependent oxidoreductase, whose translation MKAFIVKKYGKKEKLHLTDWAVPSVNENDVLVQVHSAGVNLLDSLIRNGDFKLFLPYKPSFVNGHDVAGIVTKIGSKVSKFKVGDEVYSRPSDYRVGTFAEYISIDENDVALKPKNLSMEEAGSIPLVGLTAWQALVEIGKIQKGQKVFIQAGSGGVGTFAIQLAKHLGAFVATTTSAKNIELVKSLGADLIIDYKTEDFETKLKDYDLVLHSNRDSKILEKSLRILKSGGQLVSLVGPPTPEFATTIGLPWYLKLVTKLISLGVKKKAKKLNSNFIFLFMRAEGRQLSEITKLIEAGIIKPVIDKVFSFEQTNEALSYVETGRSRGKVVIKIK comes from the coding sequence ATGAAAGCATTCATAGTAAAAAAATACGGCAAAAAAGAAAAATTACATTTGACAGATTGGGCAGTACCAAGTGTAAACGAAAATGATGTATTGGTACAAGTTCATTCGGCAGGTGTTAATTTATTAGATTCACTTATTAGAAATGGTGATTTTAAACTGTTTTTACCCTACAAGCCATCATTTGTAAATGGACACGATGTGGCAGGTATTGTAACCAAAATAGGTTCTAAAGTCAGCAAGTTTAAGGTTGGCGACGAAGTGTATTCTCGTCCCTCAGATTATAGGGTTGGTACTTTTGCTGAATACATTTCTATTGATGAAAATGATGTTGCCTTAAAACCCAAAAACCTTTCAATGGAGGAAGCAGGTTCTATTCCTTTGGTTGGGCTAACTGCCTGGCAGGCTCTTGTTGAAATAGGAAAAATACAAAAAGGGCAAAAAGTTTTCATTCAGGCTGGTTCTGGTGGTGTTGGCACATTTGCTATTCAGTTAGCAAAGCATTTGGGGGCTTTTGTTGCCACAACTACAAGCGCAAAAAATATTGAATTAGTAAAATCTCTTGGTGCCGATCTTATTATTGATTACAAAACGGAAGATTTTGAAACAAAACTGAAAGATTATGATCTTGTTTTGCACAGTAACAGAGATTCGAAAATTTTAGAAAAATCATTACGAATTTTAAAGTCTGGCGGGCAGCTTGTTTCATTAGTTGGCCCACCAACGCCTGAATTTGCCACAACAATTGGTTTGCCCTGGTATTTAAAATTAGTAACGAAATTGATTAGTCTGGGAGTAAAGAAAAAAGCAAAAAAATTAAACAGCAATTTTATATTTCTGTTTATGAGAGCAGAAGGCAGACAGTTAAGCGAAATAACAAAACTGATTGAAGCTGGGATTATAAAACCTGTTATTGATAAAGTCTTTTCATTCGAACAGACTAACGAAGCATTGTCTTATGTTGAAACAGGGAGATCCAGAGGAAAAGTAGTAATTAAGATTAAGTAA
- a CDS encoding SDR family oxidoreductase, translated as MKKNILVTGASSGFGLLIANELHKNGYNVIGTSRNSEKYIGKVPFQMIALDLDSEQSINSFSERIFKKIGQLDILINNAGFLVSGIAEETPVELGRQQLETNFWGTIKVTNAVLPHFRKQKFGKIITVGSIIGLVSFPNAAYYAASKHALEGYFKALRYELNEFNISVAMIEPAAFKTSILDNSTTTLNKIEDYNTLRNKIEKFTENLVDQAEDPAMVAEKVLKVVQTDKPKFRNIVGKGTSALINLQHFAYGVLEKNVLKQLNKA; from the coding sequence ATGAAAAAAAATATTTTAGTAACGGGTGCAAGTTCAGGCTTTGGTTTACTTATCGCAAACGAGTTACACAAAAACGGTTATAATGTAATTGGCACAAGTCGGAATTCTGAAAAGTATATAGGTAAGGTTCCTTTTCAAATGATAGCATTAGACCTTGATTCAGAACAATCGATAAATAGTTTTTCGGAAAGAATTTTTAAGAAAATAGGGCAATTGGATATTCTTATCAATAATGCCGGCTTTTTAGTCTCAGGTATTGCAGAAGAAACACCTGTTGAGTTGGGCAGACAACAATTGGAAACTAACTTTTGGGGAACTATTAAAGTAACTAATGCTGTATTACCCCATTTTAGAAAACAAAAATTTGGTAAAATAATTACTGTTGGTTCAATTATAGGGCTTGTGTCATTTCCTAATGCAGCTTACTATGCGGCTTCAAAACACGCATTGGAAGGTTATTTTAAAGCATTAAGATACGAATTGAACGAGTTTAACATTAGTGTTGCCATGATTGAACCGGCTGCTTTTAAAACAAGCATTTTAGATAATTCCACTACAACATTAAATAAAATTGAAGATTACAATACGTTAAGAAATAAGATTGAAAAATTCACAGAAAATTTGGTAGATCAGGCCGAAGATCCTGCGATGGTTGCAGAAAAAGTGCTTAAAGTAGTTCAAACAGATAAACCAAAATTTAGAAATATTGTGGGTAAAGGGACTTCTGCCTTAATAAACCTGCAACATTTTGCTTATGGAGTTTTAGAAAAAAATGTTCTTAAACAATTAAACAAAGCCTAA
- a CDS encoding winged helix-turn-helix transcriptional regulator — MELNKKRSNCPLSCSLDVFGDKWSLLIIRDLMFGNKCTYNDFLKSDEGIATNILASRLKGLEENGIIEKSAHPDSKAKFLYKLTPKGIDLLPIIMEVYIWADKYYEMPVDLKATIQEARKDKEKFVKQITKELKIKIKDKKSDS, encoded by the coding sequence ATGGAATTGAATAAAAAAAGATCAAACTGCCCACTGAGCTGCTCTCTTGACGTGTTTGGAGACAAGTGGTCTTTGCTCATTATCAGAGATTTGATGTTCGGAAATAAATGTACTTATAATGATTTTTTAAAGTCAGATGAAGGTATAGCTACCAATATTTTAGCATCTAGACTGAAAGGGCTTGAAGAAAATGGTATTATTGAAAAATCAGCTCACCCGGACAGTAAAGCAAAATTTTTGTACAAACTGACCCCAAAAGGAATTGACTTATTGCCCATAATTATGGAAGTCTATATTTGGGCGGATAAATATTACGAAATGCCAGTTGACCTAAAAGCAACAATTCAGGAAGCCAGAAAAGACAAGGAGAAATTTGTAAAACAGATTACAAAGGAATTGAAAATAAAAATAAAAGATAAAAAAAGCGACAGCTAA